From the Clostridium putrefaciens genome, one window contains:
- a CDS encoding ABC transporter ATP-binding protein: MKFDRIKGFKKDFVVMMHFLKLSSKISKKYIPILFMSSIFKAITPFINIIMPKFIIDELLDKKRTEVFIMLVAIIVIANAILNLINRWLDTLVDMKNMEVLNGFDLLVGKNIMNMDFEKIEDPEVLNLKDKAIFPLRNQQVLERMIRCIVDSISGFITIIALLAVISTLNLLIVFIILVIVLLNSFLYKKSQVAQYEFYGSLIPLNRKFGYYSKITSDFSMGKDVRLYNIHPLIMGKIKAYHKESINGFEKIFKLMGKYNGLNEVNMQIQMIVIYAYMTYKVLKDSIGIGNFTMYISATNKFSTSISDFFKTFIEFRQMCRYLDLYLEFEQIESCRSIDGKKIKNINSCIIKFKNVSFKYPRSANYTLKNVCITISNGEKLSVVGLNGAGKTTFIKLLTRLYEPTEGEILLNGVNIKEYLYDDYMKLLSVVFQDYKLMAFSIKENIALDQHETAKDEEILQVLEKCGLGKAVSKLDKGIHTSMYKSFDKDGIEFSGGQSQKLAMARAIYKNGPIVVLDEPTAALDPISEFEIYSSFNKLIGDKTTIYISHRLSSCRFCDRIAVFDKGEIIQCGTHNELIKKTGSQYEVMYSAQAQYYT, translated from the coding sequence ATGAAATTTGACAGAATAAAGGGATTCAAAAAGGATTTTGTAGTTATGATGCATTTTTTAAAGTTATCTTCTAAAATATCTAAAAAGTATATTCCTATTTTATTTATGTCATCCATATTTAAAGCAATAACTCCTTTTATTAACATCATTATGCCTAAATTTATTATAGATGAGCTTCTTGATAAGAAAAGAACAGAAGTATTTATTATGTTAGTTGCCATAATTGTAATAGCAAATGCTATACTGAATCTTATTAATAGATGGCTAGATACATTAGTAGATATGAAAAATATGGAAGTGCTAAATGGCTTTGATTTGCTTGTAGGTAAAAATATAATGAATATGGATTTTGAAAAAATTGAAGATCCAGAGGTTTTAAACTTAAAAGATAAGGCTATATTTCCTTTGCGCAATCAACAAGTTTTAGAACGTATGATAAGGTGTATAGTGGATTCGATTTCTGGATTTATTACTATAATAGCGCTTTTAGCAGTAATATCTACCTTGAATTTACTTATAGTTTTTATAATTTTAGTAATAGTTTTACTAAATTCTTTTTTATACAAGAAATCTCAAGTAGCGCAGTATGAATTTTATGGGAGTTTAATACCTCTTAATAGGAAATTTGGATATTATTCGAAGATAACTTCGGATTTTTCTATGGGTAAAGATGTGAGATTATATAATATCCACCCACTTATTATGGGGAAAATTAAAGCTTATCATAAAGAAAGTATTAATGGATTTGAAAAAATATTTAAATTAATGGGTAAATATAATGGATTAAATGAAGTTAATATGCAAATTCAAATGATAGTTATTTATGCTTATATGACTTATAAAGTGTTAAAGGATAGTATTGGTATAGGTAATTTCACAATGTATATAAGCGCTACTAACAAATTCAGTACTTCCATATCTGATTTTTTTAAAACCTTTATAGAATTTAGACAGATGTGCAGATATTTAGATTTATATCTTGAATTTGAACAGATAGAATCTTGTAGAAGTATAGATGGAAAAAAGATTAAGAATATTAATTCTTGCATAATTAAATTTAAAAATGTATCCTTTAAATACCCTAGAAGTGCAAACTATACATTGAAGAATGTGTGTATTACCATAAGTAATGGTGAAAAGCTGTCTGTTGTAGGTCTAAACGGTGCAGGTAAAACTACATTTATAAAGCTTTTAACAAGACTATATGAGCCTACAGAGGGTGAAATACTCCTTAATGGAGTAAATATAAAGGAATATCTCTATGACGATTATATGAAACTTTTATCAGTAGTTTTTCAGGATTACAAGCTTATGGCATTTTCTATTAAGGAAAATATCGCTCTAGACCAGCATGAAACTGCTAAGGACGAGGAAATACTTCAGGTTCTTGAAAAATGCGGATTGGGAAAAGCTGTTTCAAAGCTAGACAAAGGAATACATACCTCTATGTATAAATCCTTTGATAAGGATGGTATTGAGTTCTCAGGAGGGCAATCGCAAAAACTTGCAATGGCTAGGGCAATATATAAAAATGGTCCTATAGTAGTACTTGATGAACCTACTGCGGCATTAGATCCAATCTCAGAATTTGAAATTTATAGCAGTTTTAATAAACTAATTGGTGATAAAACTACCATATATATTTCTCATAGGCTATCAAGCTGTAGATTCTGCGATAGAATAGCTGTGTTTGATAAGGGTGAGATTATTCAGTGTGGAACTCATAATGAATTAATTAAAAAAACAGGAAGTCAATATGAGGTTATGTATAGTGCCCAGGCACAATATTATACATAA
- a CDS encoding CvfB family protein, with translation MIKIGEFNQLKVSRNTNFGFYLDAGTNDTSDDILLPNKSALGLKLASGDEVDAFIYRDSDDRIIATLKKPLAKVGDLAYLKVVSTTTIGSFVDFGLEKDIFVPLKEKLYPLQNDSYYLFYIYLDKTGRIAATTNVERYLSTESTYKIGDNVKATVYGFQTNNSAMVAVDNMYNGVILRNEYFTELNHGEILDLTVIKIYEDQKLGLTPRKIAKLEVDELQQTILEYLNDHDGFMTFNDKTPSEKIYKEFNVSKNHFKNALGGLMKKSLITQDINGTTLK, from the coding sequence TTGATTAAAATAGGCGAATTTAACCAATTAAAAGTATCAAGAAATACTAACTTCGGATTCTATTTAGATGCCGGTACTAACGATACTTCTGATGACATATTACTACCAAATAAAAGTGCCCTTGGATTAAAACTAGCTTCTGGGGATGAGGTAGATGCATTTATATATCGTGATTCAGATGATAGAATTATAGCTACTCTAAAAAAGCCATTAGCAAAAGTAGGGGATTTAGCTTACCTTAAAGTAGTTTCTACAACTACTATAGGAAGTTTTGTAGACTTTGGTTTAGAAAAGGATATATTTGTTCCTCTAAAAGAAAAGTTATATCCATTACAAAACGATTCCTACTATCTATTTTATATATATTTAGATAAAACAGGTAGAATAGCTGCAACTACAAACGTTGAAAGATATCTCTCTACAGAATCCACTTATAAAATAGGGGATAATGTAAAAGCAACAGTCTACGGATTCCAAACTAATAATTCCGCAATGGTAGCTGTGGATAATATGTATAATGGCGTTATACTAAGAAATGAATATTTTACTGAGCTAAATCATGGTGAAATCCTTGATTTAACTGTAATAAAAATATACGAAGACCAAAAGCTCGGTTTAACTCCAAGAAAAATTGCTAAACTAGAAGTAGATGAGCTACAACAAACTATCTTAGAATATTTAAACGATCATGATGGATTTATGACTTTTAATGACAAAACCCCATCAGAAAAGATCTATAAAGAATTCAATGTAAGCAAAAATCATTTTAAAAATGCTTTAGGCGGTCTTATGAAAAAATCTTTAATAACTCAGGACATAAATGGAACAACTCTAAAGTAA